Genomic window (Streptomyces cadmiisoli):
ACCGCATCAGCGTCAAGCACGAACCCCACGGGAGAGTCAGCGGCCACATCCATGACACGCTCCGCGCCGGAGACCTCGTGGACATCGCCAGCCCCCGCGGGACGTTCGTGCTCGAACCGAGCACCCGACCCGTCCTGCTCGTCTCCGCCGGGATCGGTGCCACCCCGGTGCTCGCCATGCTGCACAAGCTCGCCGCCACCCGGGACCCCCGCCCGGTCTGGTGGATCCACACCACGCACGACCGCGCCCACCACGCCTTCGCGGCCGAGACCCACGCCCTCGTGGCCGAACTCCCCGACGGCCACGAGTGCATCTACTACACACGCGAGACCCCGCGTCCCGGCGAGTCCCACATCACCCGGGGCCGACCGACCGCCCGATCGCTCACGGCCAACGGCGTCCCCACCGACGCCGACGCCTATGTGTGCGGGCCGACCGTCTTCATGGACGACCTCCGGCACCATCTGAGCGAGCACGGGCTGCGCCCGGAGCGGATCCACACGGAACAGTTCAGCGCCCTGCCCGCCATCAATCCCGGCGTCACCTCCGCGACCGCGGTCCGCCCGCACCAGCCGGCCGGGCCCACCGGCAGCGGCCCGCTCGTCACCTTCGCCCGCAGCGGCATCACGACCCCCTGGTCACCCGCTCACACCTCGCTGCTCGACCTCGCCGAAGCCTGCGACATCCCCACCCGCTGGTCCTGCCGCACCGGTGTGTGCCACACATGTGTCACGCACCTGATGGCGGGCGACGTCGCATACACCTTGCCGCCCCTCGAACCGCCCGAGGCCGGCACGGTCCTCGTCTGCTGCAGCGAACCGGCCACGGAAGTGGTCCTCGACCTCTGACCGGCCCCGCGGCACGATCGGCGCCGGCATCCAGGAGGCGCGCACCGCCCGTACGTCTCCCCCGGCACCCGATCAGCGGGGCCACCGCCCGCCCGCTACTCGGCCCAGGGCTGGAAGCCGGTGCCGAGGACGGCCTCCAGCAAGACCCGCAGCCTGGCCGCCTCCTCGGCGCCGAAACTGTCCTCGAAGCGTTCCTGCACGGCCTTCCACAGGGGCGTCGCGGCCCTCATCCGGGCGCGGCCCTCCGGCGTGATCGTCACGATCCGCGCGCGGCGGTCGGCTTCGGACCGTTCGACGGTCACGAGGCCCTCACGCGCGAGCGGCTTGAGGTTCGACGCCATCGTCGTGCGGTCCATGGCGATCGTCTCGGCCAGGGCGGAGATGGTCATCTCTCCTTGCCCGTTCAGCTTCTGCAGGATGCTGAACTGGGTGCCGCGCAGCCCCACCGGGCTCAGCGCCTTGTCGTAGGTCGCGCCGATGTATCGGGCCGCCTTGCGCAGGGCCAGGTTGTTGCAGCTGTCGACCAGGTTCGTCGGCGCAGGGGTCATGTTGTCCTCCAGAGCTTCCCCTCCACGGTAAGAGCACATACTCCTAAGCGCCAGGGGCGCCCACGCGAGTCAGACATGGCAGACATCTCTTGCATTTCGCGCAATAGGAGCATATCCTCCTTTCAGGAGTTGCGGCGCGCCGCCGTCCGGCCCGATGCCCCGGCGCTTCATGAACCCGCACCTTTCACACACGACAGCACTCACCCATCACAGCCGCGTGTGCTCACACGCCGGCGCGACGCTCAAGGGAAGATCGACCCATGGTGGCCAGCAACCTCGTCCTCATCGCCAACGCCGGCGGCGTCGGCCGTACCGTCCTGGAAACGCTGCGCGCGCACGACGTACCTGTACGCGCGATGGTCCGGCGCGACGACGAGCGCGCGACCGCGCTGCGCGACCTCGGCGCGGAGGTCGTCGTCGGCGACCTGACCCGACCCGAGACCGTCGCGGCGGCGCTGGAGGGTGTCGCGAGGATGTACTTCGCGATGCCCGTGTCACCGGACCACCTCCTGGCGGCGACCGTGGCGGCGAGCGTGGCGCGGGAGCACGGACAACTGGACGGGCTGGTCGCCATGTCCCAGATGACGGTGTCGCAGATGACCGCGACCAGCACCGGGGAATCGCACCAGCAGCGGCTGCACTGGCTCGCCGAGCAGGTCCTCGACTGGTCGGGCCTGCCGGTGGTGCACATCCGGCCCACGGCCTTCCTGGACAATCCGCTGTTCACCGCGCTGCCGGCCCGGACGATCCGGGAGAACGGCACGATCGCGCTGCCGTTCGGCACCGGACGCACCTCGCCGGTCGCCGTGTCCGACGTCGCGCGCGTCGTCTCGACCGTGCTCCGCGAGCCCGCCCCGCACGTCGGCAACGTCTACGAGCTGACCGGTCCCCGATCCATGGACATGACGGAGATGGCCGCCGAGTTCTCCAGGGCCCT
Coding sequences:
- a CDS encoding MarR family winged helix-turn-helix transcriptional regulator; protein product: MTPAPTNLVDSCNNLALRKAARYIGATYDKALSPVGLRGTQFSILQKLNGQGEMTISALAETIAMDRTTMASNLKPLAREGLVTVERSEADRRARIVTITPEGRARMRAATPLWKAVQERFEDSFGAEEAARLRVLLEAVLGTGFQPWAE
- a CDS encoding NmrA family NAD(P)-binding protein, which gives rise to MVASNLVLIANAGGVGRTVLETLRAHDVPVRAMVRRDDERATALRDLGAEVVVGDLTRPETVAAALEGVARMYFAMPVSPDHLLAATVAASVAREHGQLDGLVAMSQMTVSQMTATSTGESHQQRLHWLAEQVLDWSGLPVVHIRPTAFLDNPLFTALPARTIRENGTIALPFGTGRTSPVAVSDVARVVSTVLREPAPHVGNVYELTGPRSMDMTEMAAEFSRALGRPVSYVDVPPERWRSEVLAKVGLPPHTEQHIVTMARLHRENRYDRATQDVERVTGTPAQSVEAFVAERRDFYVG